A region from the Cannabis sativa cultivar Pink pepper isolate KNU-18-1 chromosome 9, ASM2916894v1, whole genome shotgun sequence genome encodes:
- the LOC133029045 gene encoding peroxidase 24-like yields MNMIMRGTYHIIVMVVSFLVVVSGRDYDVQHHEKGGNNKGDYRHMYKNHGGLGLRMNFYGKSCKTLEKTVRDITWAKVSADQTMAAKLLRLHYHDCFVRGCDASILIDPLNSDDNTTEKNAIQNRSVKGYEVIDEIKEKLTTECPDAQISCADIVALTARDAVSYPNKKPLWPVFTGRRDGRVSLATEASRDLPSASSNFNTLSTHFARFNLDETDLVALSGAHTLGVTHCPLMFRRLYNFTGNGDTDPALDPDYATMLKATCPPPANPRTTVEMDPGSSLIFDSHYYDGVTRNQGAFSSDAALLTNPLAARLVESFRDFDTFKSAFARSMVHMGAIDILTGDEGEIRTNCRLINQ; encoded by the exons atgaATATGATCATGAGAGGTACTTATCATATTATTGTTATGGTGGTTTCATTTCTTGTAGTTGTTAGTGGAAGAGATTATGATGTTCAGCATCATGAGAAAGGCGGAAATAATAAAGGTGATTACAGACATATGTATAAGAATCATGGAGGACTAGGGCTTCGGATGAATTTTTATGGAAAAAGTTGTAAAACACTTGAGAAAACAGTGCGTGATATTACGTGGGCCAAGGTTAGTGCTGATCAAACCATGGCTGCTAAGCTACTAAGGCTACACTACCACGATTGTTTCGTCCGG GGATGTGATGCATCAATCTTGATTGATCCATTAAACAGTGATGACAATACGACAGAGAAGAATGCTATTCAGAATCGATCGGTGAAAGGATATGAAGTAATTGATGAAATTAAAGAAAAGCTTACAACTGAATGCCCTGATGCTCAAATTTCATGTGCTGATATTGTTGCCTTAACAGCCCGAGATGCTGTTTCTTACCCC AACAAAAAGCCTCTATGGCCGGTGTTCACAGGGAGGAGAGACGGAAGAGTGTCACTGGCCACAGAAGCATCAAGGGACTTGCCTTCCGCATCATCAAACTTCAACACTCTTTCTACCCACTTTGCCAGATTTAATCTTGACGAAACTGATCTCGTTGCCTTAtctg GTGCACATACTCTTGGAGTAACACATTGTCCATTAATGTTCCGGAGATTGTACAACTTCACCGGTAACGGAGACACAGACCCTGCCTTGGACCCAGACTATGCAACCATGCTTAAAGCTACATGCCCACCACCAGCAAACCCTAGGACAACTGTGGAGATGGACCCTGGGAGCTCTTTGATCTTCGACAGCCATTACTATGATGGTGTTACAAGAAATCAAGGAGCCTTCTCATCTGATGCCGCGCTTCTCACTAACCCACTGGCTGCCCGTCTTGTCGAAAGCTTTCGCGACTTTGATACTTTTAAGTCGGCATTTGCTCGTTCTATGGTCCATATGGGCGCCATTGATATTCTTACGGGTGATGAGGGCGAGATCAGAACTAATTGTCgattaattaatcaataa
- the LOC115723538 gene encoding peroxidase 24, translating to MKMRRNNIHTILVLVSLMAVVITSAVGDDDDGDDDYREIYNNHGVGLRMNFYGKSCETLEKTVRDITWAKVSADQTMAAKLLRLHYHDCFVRGCDASILIDPLNSDDNTTEKSAIQNRSVKGYEVIDEIKEKLTSECPDAQISCADIVALTARDAVSYPNKKPLWPVFTGRRDGRVSLATEASRDLPSASSNFNTLSTHFARFNLDETDLVALSGAHTLGVTHCPLMFRRLYNFTGNGDTDPALDPDYATMLKATCPPPANPRTTVEMDPGSSLIFDSHYYDGVTRNQGAFSSDAALLTNPLAARLVESFRDFDTFKSAFARSMVHMGAIDILTGDEGEIRTNCRFIN from the exons atGAAGATGAGAAGGAATAATATTCATACCATTCTTGTGCTGGTTTCTCTTATGGCAGTTGTTATTACTAGTGCTGTTGGTGATGACGATGACGGTGATGACGATTACAGAGAAATCTATAACAATCATGGAGTAGGGCTTCGGATGAATTTTTATGGAAAAAGTTGTGAAACACTTGAGAAAACAGTACGTGATATTACGTGGGCCAAGGTTAGTGCTGATCAAACCATGGCTGCTAAGCTACTAAGGCTACACTACCACGATTGTTTCGTCCGG GGATGTGATGCATCAATCTTGATTGATCCATTAAACAGTGATGACAATACGACAGAGAAGAGTGCTATTCAGAATCGATCGGTGAAAGGATATGAAGTAATTGATGAAATTAAAGAAAAGCTTACAAGTGAATGCCCTGATGCTCAAATTTCATGTGCTGATATTGTTGCCTTAACAGCCCGAGATGCTGTTTCTTACCCC AACAAAAAGCCTCTATGGCCGGTGTTCACAGGGAGAAGAGACGGAAGAGTGTCACTGGCCACAGAAGCATCAAGGGACTTGCCTTCCGCATCATCAAACTTCAACACTCTTTCTACCCACTTTGCCAGATTTAATCTTGACGAAACTGATCTCGTTGCCTTAtctg GTGCACACACTCTTGGAGTAACACATTGTCCATTAATGTTTCGGAGATTGTACAACTTCACCGGTAACGGAGACACAGACCCTGCTTTGGACCCAGACTATGCAACAATGCTTAAAGCTACATGCCCACCACCAGCAAACCCTAGGACAACTGTGGAGATGGACCCTGGGAGCTCTTTGATCTTCGACAGCCATTACTATGATGGTGTTACAAGAAATCAAGGAGCCTTCTCATCTGACGCTGCGCTTCTCACTAACCCACTGGCTGCCCGTCTTGTCGAAAGCTTTCGCGACTTTGATACTTTTAAGTCGGCATTTGCTCGTTCTATGGTCCATATGGGCGCCATTGATATTCTTACGGGTGATGAGGGCGAGATCAGAACTAATTGtcgatttattaattaa